TCTGTCCCCCTAGAAAATGATTTATTGGCCATGTAGTTTTTCATGATATCGACCAAGCCACGATCTACTTTTTTCGATTTCCCTGCAAATTCATCATAAGCAATGACGTCCCAATAACCAACTAAACCAATATTACCATTGGAGTTATTAACAAATAACTTTGCTTTTGATACTTCACCTCCAGAAATTAAAATACCATGAGGTGATAACTCTGAATAGATATGAGACTTTCCTGTCCCTTTTGGACCTAATTCAATTAAATTATAATTGTTTTCCGTAAATGGAATTAAGCGAGCTAACTGAATAAGTTTAGATCTTGTAGAAAATTCCTCTGGATTAAGACCTATGGATTGCATCAATAAATCCATCCATTCGGTTGTAGAAAATTGACTACGTACCTCTTTATAATATTGAATATCTACATTAGAAATTTGAATAGGCTTTACACTCTCAATAATCCAAGGTGGTGTATTTCTTTCTTCAACAGCTAAATACGCTACATTGATTAAAGACCAAACTCCTTCGGTTAAAATCTTCGGATTGTCTTTAACAATTTGATCTGCAATAGGAATATTATTTAGCCCTAAATTACTAAAACGAGCTTCGTAGCGATCTGCCTTATCATTTAGTTTAACCGAAATTTTATCGATGATTCTATGATTACCTTTTTCACGAATCACTGATTTGATCACTTCCGCTTCATCACGATGAACAAAGTGATTAGAAATGATGGACTTTACTTTTTCAATCCCGTGTTTAATGATTTCTTCATCGTTGGTAGAACAATGTTGTCCTAAAAGATATTCTAATACATAAGACGGAACTACGGCATTACCTTTCAGTAATTTCGTTAAATCTTTTCGAACGACTTTACCTTCGAAATGTTCGATTGTTTTTTTATCAAGTTCTTTCATTAGAATTCATCAATTTCGGTTAATGTATTGATCTTAATTAAATCATTAATGATAGGATTTAAACGGTCTAAATCTTTCGTGTTATACGCTTTTAAATAGGCTGTTTGGGTACTAGAACCCAAGGCATTTAAATCCAGTTTGAACTCAAACATGCGTTCAGAAGGTTGTTCACTTACCGCTTCTAACTTTATCTCCACTTCATTTGAGATTAGATGATTGTCCAGGTCGTATAGAGCAAAGAGTACACTAGTGCCTTTGTACTTATCACCCACCGCTTGATCTTGTAATATTTTGAATTTAGCAGAACTTGTTGCCATCGATCTTACTTGATCCAAACGAGTAAAAGTGACCTCTTCGAATTTTGTATTTCTTTGTCTAGATAGTTGAATTACCGGAACAATTAATTCTTGTAAGGAAGCACCTCCATGCACAAATTGCACTCCAAAACCACCTAATTTACGGAAGCGATTGATACCTTTTGGTAAAAGGACTGCTGCTTCTGTTTGTATATTGGTTGTGTTTTCTAAAGGTACTGTAAATAGATCTTTCGACTTTTGCTTGTCTAAGGTTATACAAAAGCGTGTATGTTCTTTTAAACAATTAGTTACTGATGGAAATACTTGTCTCGAATTTTCTTTTATCTCATTGTAATTGAACAAGAAACCATGATCTGCCGTCACATAAATGTTGTATATATTTAAGCTGCTGTAAAGTTTCTTAATCAATAATTTTAATTGATCCACACACTGCTCTGCTGCTTCAAAGGTATAATACTCAGAACTGCGTTTGTCTCCAATATTATCCATCCAGTTATGATAAATATACACCAAACGAGCCGGTTTCAAAATCTCTCTTTGCCCTACAACACCTAACCGCATAAAACTTGCATAATCTAAAACCAGCGCATTAGGTTCCACTTGTTGCAATATCTTTTCTCTGTTCGTGCTATTTGTTTTAATTCCATTAATTGCATAATCAATGGAATTCTCTCCCACTATCGCTTCAATACCATTGTTCGGTAATAGATTGGACATTCCTAAATTGGTGTACGAAGGAATAGAAGCAACTATTGCCTCAAGATCAATCGCATTTGTAGCATCTACTTTTAATTCGTTGATTAAATCTTTTGCGAGTTCAAATCTAAATCCATCGGAGATGATGACCACTTTTTTATTTGGATTTACAGCAACGAAATCCTTATAGAAATTGTACTGCTTTTTTATTTTTGTCGCGTTTAAATTGAAATCATTTTCGGCTAAAATCTTCATCCATGCTTGATTGATTTCAATTAAAAATTGATCGTAATTTTTATTTAACTCTTGAAAAACTTCCGTAAAATCTTTAGCCTCTTTTTCCTTTTCTATGTGTTGATATGCTGTATACGCATGTCTGTAGTAGCCATCTAGTTTATAAAGTTCCTGTTGGTATTTTTGAATATAATCTTCAATAAAATTAAAATCGAAATCGCTGTAATTCCTACGTAAGCGATAATACAACGCCGTATATTTTATAAAATCAATTTCTTGATCAAAATCTTCATTAACTTCATTATTCACCTGCCAATCTTTTAGTGTTTCCACTACTTGATTAGGATTGTCTTTGATGTCAGCCAGCAATTTTTTGATTTCATGCTGCATAATTTGCTGGGTTTTGATACCAAAAGTTAGTGTACCATCATAGGCTTCTACAATTTTAGTTTCATCAATACCTTTACCCAGATTTAACATTACCTCTTCTAATTGAGCCCCTTTCGTTTTATCGTCGCTCCATTCCTTAAAGAAAACATCAATTTTAGATAAGGTTACATCGTCTGTAATCTTCAGTTGCTTGTATGGATCTTTTGAACTGGCTTCTTTACTATTTTTAGTAATGATATTGTACTTCAATTTTAAGAATAGCGATTGTAGTGCATTGGCACTTACTTCTTCTAGCTGTATATGTGTACAATTGTAAACGATTTCTGTAATAACATCAGTAAGCTTTTCTCTTGTAATTGCTTTCCATTGTTTGTCCCATTGCTCTTCCGATTGGTTAAGCAATTCAAATAAACCAATGAGGTTAAAGGTATCATTTGCTATTTTCTTTTCATTTAGAATTAAAGAAAGAATAGCATTTTTGAATTTATATTCATTAAATGGTTTTGCTGTTAAAACAGGCAATAGCTTGGTTTGATATTTTGCTGCTTTCACAAAACGTTTGTATTGTAAAATTAGCGGAGCATGCGCATGATGAATGGCATATTTTGATAGAATATCCGCTGACTCGTCTACAATTAATTCTTGATTGGCATATAATAAATCCGCCAAAGGGTATTCCTTTATCGAGTACTTTGATGGTCTAGCAAACGGATGATACAACAGGAATTTAGATCCAGGATGAAGTATTTCTATTTCATATTTTACTTTAAAGTAGTTGTTGTTTACTTCCAACACTTTAAAATCAGGTTCATCTATAGCCAAAACTTCTTCTCTATATTCTTGTTCCGGATCAAAGAACAATAATATAGGCGTGGTAATTTCTTTAAACTTATTGCGTATTTTATCTATTATCATTTCATTTCTTTTATTAATTCACCTGCT
The genomic region above belongs to Xiashengella succiniciproducens and contains:
- the pglZ gene encoding BREX-1 system phosphatase PglZ type A, with translation MIIDKIRNKFKEITTPILLFFDPEQEYREEVLAIDEPDFKVLEVNNNYFKVKYEIEILHPGSKFLLYHPFARPSKYSIKEYPLADLLYANQELIVDESADILSKYAIHHAHAPLILQYKRFVKAAKYQTKLLPVLTAKPFNEYKFKNAILSLILNEKKIANDTFNLIGLFELLNQSEEQWDKQWKAITREKLTDVITEIVYNCTHIQLEEVSANALQSLFLKLKYNIITKNSKEASSKDPYKQLKITDDVTLSKIDVFFKEWSDDKTKGAQLEEVMLNLGKGIDETKIVEAYDGTLTFGIKTQQIMQHEIKKLLADIKDNPNQVVETLKDWQVNNEVNEDFDQEIDFIKYTALYYRLRRNYSDFDFNFIEDYIQKYQQELYKLDGYYRHAYTAYQHIEKEKEAKDFTEVFQELNKNYDQFLIEINQAWMKILAENDFNLNATKIKKQYNFYKDFVAVNPNKKVVIISDGFRFELAKDLINELKVDATNAIDLEAIVASIPSYTNLGMSNLLPNNGIEAIVGENSIDYAINGIKTNSTNREKILQQVEPNALVLDYASFMRLGVVGQREILKPARLVYIYHNWMDNIGDKRSSEYYTFEAAEQCVDQLKLLIKKLYSSLNIYNIYVTADHGFLFNYNEIKENSRQVFPSVTNCLKEHTRFCITLDKQKSKDLFTVPLENTTNIQTEAAVLLPKGINRFRKLGGFGVQFVHGGASLQELIVPVIQLSRQRNTKFEEVTFTRLDQVRSMATSSAKFKILQDQAVGDKYKGTSVLFALYDLDNHLISNEVEIKLEAVSEQPSERMFEFKLDLNALGSSTQTAYLKAYNTKDLDRLNPIINDLIKINTLTEIDEF